Below is a genomic region from Eupeodes corollae chromosome 1, idEupCoro1.1, whole genome shotgun sequence.
TATGGCTTCCCTTAACTgggtatcttttttaaaaattatgggtCCAAcgttttgaatcaaaaattcaatttgaccaGCTGACAATCggcaaaaatttcgaaattgttGAGGATCTTCAATTTGAAGCTCTCTTGAAAGAGCAGACCCCGCACCGAATTGGTTACGACGATCTACCCACGGTTTgacccaacatttttttttaattatttttcgtttttttagaGCAGTGTTGATAATTAAAGCAGCTGCAACCCTTTGCTTGTAAGAATACATGGCCAACTGATAATATGCTAGCAGAAGAAATCTATAAAGTGGACACGGTTATGAGAGTACTctcagcaagaaaactctcaatattctaCCAGAGAGCTCGCGATagcaaaatttcttaaatttggctctcaaatggacagtctCCCGAGAGTTGCTATCGAGAGTTAACTAGCAGAAgaactctcaaatggacacgcaccttaaaaaatactttagttgcgaagcaccaacaagcctcggatacggacggattcactgttgacaacccaagcaaacgaaataaggacaacggacttcggatctgtacgtggaatgttaggtcccttaacagaccacgtgcagccgaacaattagcggaagccataaactgcgatatatactacggcgactgctaccaagaacaaagacagcgtctatttgggtgtggatttgttgttgaaactagactcaggcaaaaagtcttgagtttcaacagtgtgagcgagcgcatcacgtcaatccgcatcaaggctaaattcgccaacataagcctaatatgcgcgcatggcccaacagaggagaaatatgaagacaccaaatacatattcttcgagctcttggacaagacatatgagcagtgccctggctatcaaccagattgaccacattgcgatcaacgaacgacacttctccagtatacaggatatccgaacattccgtgagaccaacattgactcggaccactacctcgttgtagccaaggtgcggctacggatatcccgatccaacaaggaagtactgtgagaagattcgacgttagacggctacaatcgcaagagactgccatgtatTTTTCCGATCAAGTTTCTAATATcgtcttaaggagtcctatgctgcctgcatagtgctaggtttcacacggccaccacagcgaaacccctggtttgacgacgaatgccggcaagcgcacgcagcgaaacaagaggcatacaaaacggcgcggcgctgcacaaaaagactagagctgctcgcgagctctacgagcagaagaggagaaagGAACATCGGCTTCCTAGATGGAAATAAAGAGAgaatgagaagcgcgcgatcgacaagatagagggatgtcacaacaggaatgaggttaaaaaaggtaaaaaacctcccaagggtatcagccacgaaccgaagcctgtaaagattatcaagggaacatcgtagtagaaccacagtcgatgctgagaatatggaaagatcacttctccaaattatataacggcgatgacgaaccgaattccgctgttagggtgatagaaccacttaacctcggcgacgcagatcaacaattccgcctacccgaccttgacgaagtgaagaaagCTATATCTAAACAAAGCTGTTGGAGATGACGGCATCGATACCGGCGGAGACTtcgtagggagcatgcaccaactcatctgcaaaatatggtcgaaagaaagcatgccccacgagtggaatttcagcatagtatgcccgatacataagaaaggagatcctctaaattgcgccaactacagaggtatcagtctccttaacattgcgtataagatcctctctgccgtattttgtgaacgtctgaacccgttcgtcaacaacctggttggtccttatcagtgtgggttcagaccaggaaagtccactatcgaccaaatattcacactacggcagatcttggaaaaaacccaggagcttcaaatcgatacccaccatctccttatcgattctaaagccgcatatgacagcatctatagggaagagacAGAGCAaattctagttttggcatccctgtcaaacttatccgatTGTGAAGAAtggcgatggagaatgcacgctgctctatcaaggtcggaaaagatctcaccgatgcatttgatgtcaaaaaagtttttagacaagtcgatgcactgtcatgcgccttcttcaacatcgttctggaaagaattgtgcaaaactcaaccgtcaacactagaggcacaatcttccaaaggtccacccaataactcggatacgcagatgatattgacataattgggagATCAAagagtgatgtcagtggagcgtttttgaccattgcgacggaagcggagaagatgggtttagtggtcaatgagggcaagaccaagtatatgctctcatcaaaaaaggacactgaacaacgacgtcttagaTGAAACGTCACAATGGaagctataattttgaggtagttaaggactttgtctaccgaggcaccgctattaatacagacaacgacaccagcgctgaaatcaaacgaagaataactcttgcaaatcgattcttctttggactaagaaggcaactGAGATGTAAAATCCTCTATcgaccatctataagacactcatcatcccggttcgcatttatggcgctgaggcctagatcctgtcaaagaaagatgagagcgtcctaggatgcttcgagacAAAAATTCTAGGGGTTATTTTTGGTcacgtacgcatagatggagaatggaggagaagatatagcGATGAACTGTAAGGGCTGTACAGCCACACTggcctagttagcagaattaaagtccaacggcttagatggctaggtcctgtagagcgaatggacatcaacaatccagcccggaaggtcttcgaattcaatcccgagggacgtcgcagtagaggaagaccgcgactcaggtggcgcacccaggtgagagaggacctcaaccaacttggtgtgagAAACTGGAGAAAGCTAGTTCGGAACCGAGCTGgctagagacgcatgttggttgaggcccaggtccgccccgtaCTGTAGTGCCACCTCAAGTAAGCgttcaacaaaattatattttattttgtggctTGCACaatactttttcataaaaatttggtTATCCTGATTTGAAATCTCACCACATAATTTTTCTATCAGATTACATCATTAAAATATGCCctctgaaaataaataagactAGGTTACATCGCAATGTAGTTCTTAAAAAGGTATTGTACAATgtacaaaacacaaatctttatattttatatacagtTTACTTTTAGTTCTTGTAATTTGGTATAAGTTATGGAATGACTTATAggtcttcatttgactctatTTTGAATGTAATACCTTGATGGTTTCCAATGTTTTATAAAGGCTTATGTATCGCAGAAGAAATCTTACAACTATTTGTTTCAATTATGAAAGGTTGTACGTACTCAAGAACTTGAGGAACGTGATAGGTTGATTGATAACCTTATTTACCAGTGTAATTTTAATCCTTAAATTAGTCATTTGGGTTTCCATTGAAAAATCTAAAATGTAACTGACACTTGTTTTACCCAAATTTGCTATAGCTGCCACACTTCCGGCATTATCTTTCAACTTATGTGTTTAGACGTGTTCACATTGCGATTATTTTCTGCTAAGCAAACAAATGTAATCGCTCGGAGATTTTTTTCGTGGAACTAGCCTTTTTCAAATGTATACGTTCCACAAAATACAATCCATAATACAACAAATACAAACTACtgtcaaaaaagtaaacaaaaaagtgacaaaacacaaaagtaatttttagaaaatttctaaaaataacaaataaaatctaattaCACATTATCATGAGTTTAATATTCTTAAGAAAAGTTCCCAAATTAACTTCACAAAATATACAACTATGTAAAAAgttacaaatttcttttatttcaacgcACAATCGCATTGAAAAAAACACCTCCCTCTCCTTTCGACAATCCCTTCCAaccaaatcatcatcatcactccCGGTTACTGGTTTTACCAGACCAATTCCCTGGCAGAGGGGGTAAGTATGTAGGTATAAAGTGAATACAGTACAAGTACAACATTAGAGATCAAAGCCGAgatatttctttgaattaaaagctttaaattattattgaattacTTTCAGATTCAGTTCAACACGTCACCTTGGAACATCAACTACAACAGCAGCTGTCCagccaaagaagaaaaaaatggtaAGTATCTTAACGTCTCACTCCTCGCCAAAATCGCAAACTGgtttaattgatttatattttaataaaatatcaaaattacttGTTGAATATGTATACAGTTTTTGTGTTCTGAAGAAAAGGAGGTAGATACCTGAATAAAGTGCATTTTGTAGGGGTTTGCTTTTTGGAATGATTTTAGTCATGGGAGGGTCAATGGTTTTTTTGATAACCTTTggtgattttattatttattgttcatTAATATCACATTCAGAAATGATTGCGTAGGTACTTAGaaagtgaaaatatttaatcaCATTTTGCTTTTAATTCGGTTCTGTTCTTCTTTTTGCTTTGAAGCGTGACGTAGGAACTTGAAGTTTAGAAGTAAATGTAATGGAATCTTAAGTCATGggaaatgttttaaaacaacTTCCGAATGAGacacttaaaaattattcaactgcatcaaaaaattgcacaaaGCTAAACTctcaaaaatgctttaaaaatctAGTTCAAGAATCAGAAAGTCTGCTCTAacttcttaattttcttttacataCATAAACTTAATCTGGTTCCATATTATTCAAATTGCAGACAAAActaactgaagccgaacgagtATCCACACTCCTACCTCTCCTAGATGCTGGCTGGTCGATGGTTGCCGGGCGTGATGCCATTTACAAGGAGTTCCTATTCGCTGATTTTACTCAAGCTTTCAGCTTCATGACAGCTGTTGCTCTGCTGGCAGAGAAAACAAATCATCATCCCGAATGGTTCAATGTTTATAATAAGGTCCAAGTTACAATGTCTACCCACGATGTTGGCGGTTTAAGTGCAAAGGACATTCGAGCTGCGAATTTCATGGAATCCCAAGCAAAGAAGttactttaaaacaataatttacgGTGCTTACTTTATgcgtatttatgtattttaaaataaaagtttaataataataaaaaacatataacaTTATACTTATTTTAAGCTTGATCtatcttatttgtttacttaggATTTCATATTCAGCCTTCTCCAGGATATCTGGAGAAGTTTCGTCGAGAACAAAACCAATTTTACGGAAGAATTCCGCAGCAAttgggttgttttttagcaCCGTCAAAACAACCTTTTCCATTTCCCAGTGCTtagcacaattttccaaagcaGTCATCATGAATTTTCCCAAACCTTGTCGTTGGAAGGATTTCTCGATTTGCATTTCATAACTAAAGAGAAACATCAAATAAGTATCAAGCCAATAGACCATCGATTGTGAAGAACCTTACCAATATAAGACAGCATTTCCATAGTCAAGATCAAAGCGGAACATGGCATAGGCGACGGGATTCTTCGACTTGTCCAGAGCCACCAAATACCTGGcccagtttttgtttaaatcgttttgtttgatttttggttgCCAACCCATAGTTGATTCTTTGTAGAATGGTCCGACATTCTTTTCGGCCAGCTTGAAGGCCCATTTGAGGGTTTTCGCATCCATGTCTGATTTGTTCTTACAATAGAGAGTGTAGTCACCATTTGAACTGGAATATTTGAATGCATCTGGTTGAGTTTCGAGGGGATTTTTAGAGCGAGCTGCTTTTTCAATGGCTTTTTGTTGATTCGCAGCTGTTGttgtgttttcatttgaatttgtcATGTTTGGTAATTGAATATTTGCGTATTGAGTAAGTTGtaagaaattatattaattattgtttgtaaattagagaaaattgctttaaatgtttaaaaaactaaaagattcAGTCACaggtgttttgaaaataaaataagcgcGCGCCGGGAGAAGATAGTTGTTATGCGAGAATGCCTTTCTAAAATGACAGCTATCAATTATTGTTGACAATTGTTGATGGAATTCACCaacgaaataaggaatgttcaGATTTAtgcaaattgaaaatggttCTGTTGAAATGATTTGTTCATctttaaaatacttcaaaataaatttgcttgCAAAATGTTGGACTGTCATTTTTCTCCAGATTTACCTACAcaattgtcaattttgacatataagctcttattaaaaattttaagaagtcACTCTTCATCAATCCATTAGCAATGGTTCAATCTCAAGCAGGTAGGGTACCTGTAAGTGTTTTACGAGGAATAGCACAGCTGGGATATCGAAAGAGAAATCCAAAGTTGGCCAAGAATTTCTAGTGTAAGTGGggatctgacagaacagctgattcaacaaaaaaaattaattttaaattcactaatgcagattataaaacaaaacaaaagattaCACGCAACCAATTCGTTCATCAGGTTGTCCAATCAACATGAATGTCTTTTTTCAAGTTCTTAAAGTTTGctttatttgtaaatatataGCTTATAAAcgttgtacccgtggcatgaccgtgatgccagaggtcttgggttcgatccctacctgtgatatctaaagtttttttcacggatactgcctctcgcaaggaattgacaaatcctcctaGGGTAATTctagtcatgaaaagtgctttctcaaattggccgttcggatttggcttaaaactgtaggtcccctccatccctgacaacagtactcgcacacaagaatggttgaaagttgtaagtcactaggccctagttcttaacggactgttgcgacacctaattaatatattttatatagctTATAAATAttgggtttttcaataattaactCATTTTGAATACCCCGCTTTTAATAAAGCAGTAATTTTGAAACTGTGtcatttgtcaaataaaaattgaacttacCATTGCTTAAAAAATAACTACATGTTTAACAACACCATAGACAAATTTGcctattcttaaaaaaaggaaagctGTTTTCAAAAGGCTGTGTCCTCTCCTTGAAATGGCTTATTTAGATGCATTAAAGAAGACACAGGCGCCCTCATTTTTTTCCctaaaaacccacctctgtatactaactcctactctcacccaTAGAGAAATATACCTACAAGAGATCGCTAGATCCTTTTCCGAACGAGTCACAAGTAACCCGTCTCGAAGTTCTCTGAcaccaaaacaatgtattgagaactagtggcaacattgccaagatgcaatcagagaagccgcatttgacgtgctgggtttcaagcagccaccaacaaggaacccctggtttgataaggaatgtcgaCAAGCAAATGCGGCTCTTGAACAGAAGAAGGAGAGGAACACCgatttctcagaaggaaaaagaagaagcgtgcggtcgaagctgttgagaggttcaaaagcaggaatgaagttcactagtacataaaccttgaaccgaaggctgcaaagacgaaagttgtAACATCATAATAGAACCGCATTCAATGCTGAGGACATAGAGAAATATAtctacatataaatatatttctcaATGGCTGAGGATATGAAAAAACCACTTCTGCAGAGTGCATAACGACTTGCAAGAACCGAATGCCACTtccaggcaggatgatccattcaacatagacgacgaaagtcaACAATCCAGTGTTAAGAGTTAAGATTTGCATATCTAAAttgaagtctaacaaaggcTTGGAGCGGTGGCTTAAGGCCTAGTTTCTCAAAGCAGCAGGAGATAATTTTGTTACGAGCatgaaccaacttatctgtaaggtatggttggaagaaagcatgtccgatgataGGAACAGCAGGAATCgtggaaaaaaaacataaggacATCAAATAGACACTAATCTCTTCTTTGATTTTAAGGCTGCATACGACAGCAACAGCATCTACTGGGGTGAACTGTATAGAGCcacgtctagttttggcatccctgccgaactcgtccgtttgtgcaggatgacaattgagaattcgcgctgctctATAAACGTTGGTAACAGTCTAATCGAAAAAGGTGATGCACTCTAatgtgatttctttaacaatcgtccttgaaagaatagtgaagAGCTTTCATGACAACAactactagcatatgctgatgacattgacattatcggaaaaactcagcgtgTTGTCAATGaggattttgtgagtattgataCCCCTATTACCATTGGTGAGTCGAATGAATAAACGTGTGAGTGTGAGAAATTTTTGTTACCGTTGATTAGAAGGAACATTGAACGTCCTCCTCTTTAATACCACGTTTCAAGAACTTTATTAAGATTTCTGGAGTTCCATATAAAGAAATCATGGGTTGATCCAGGATATCTTAAGTCAACATAACGAATACACATTTTATGGTCACACGccttaaaaaccaaaagctaCTCTGGGGGAAAAAAACTTACTATCATTGTGTTTAAACTGTAATATCCTTTTCTGCAAAGTTACTGATGACGCAACTCAATCGGAGCAACGATTCCTATATGGGTTCCGTCAACACATTCTATTACTCCTGGTAACCTGGAGTTGTTAGAGTTGTCTCTAATATTCTTCCGCAGTCGAAGCATTCTTacttttttctgtaatttttgttttctccaaaaaacaaatcaatcaaTTAATGAACACAACAGTCTTTTTCAAATGGCATGAGTTGACGTTTATTTatgcgttatttttttttgtatgaaagaactgaatttcgaactcgaattgTAAAGTTCGCCAACCATA
It encodes:
- the LOC129942700 gene encoding pterin-4-alpha-carbinolamine dehydratase, with product MSLIFLRKVPKLTSQNIQLCKKLQISFISTHNRIEKNTSLSFRQSLPTKSSSSLPVTGFTRPIPWQRGFSSTRHLGTSTTTAAVQPKKKKMTKLTEAERVSTLLPLLDAGWSMVAGRDAIYKEFLFADFTQAFSFMTAVALLAEKTNHHPEWFNVYNKVQVTMSTHDVGGLSAKDIRAANFMESQAKKLL
- the LOC129942699 gene encoding N-alpha-acetyltransferase 40 is translated as MTNSNENTTTAANQQKAIEKAARSKNPLETQPDAFKYSSSNGDYTLYCKNKSDMDAKTLKWAFKLAEKNVGPFYKESTMGWQPKIKQNDLNKNWARYLVALDKSKNPVAYAMFRFDLDYGNAVLYCYEMQIEKSFQRQGLGKFMMTALENCAKHWEMEKVVLTVLKNNPIAAEFFRKIGFVLDETSPDILEKAEYEILSKQIR